A region of Dioscorea cayenensis subsp. rotundata cultivar TDr96_F1 chromosome 5, TDr96_F1_v2_PseudoChromosome.rev07_lg8_w22 25.fasta, whole genome shotgun sequence DNA encodes the following proteins:
- the LOC120261521 gene encoding LOW QUALITY PROTEIN: purple acid phosphatase 22-like (The sequence of the model RefSeq protein was modified relative to this genomic sequence to represent the inferred CDS: deleted 2 bases in 2 codons): MAKPWLLALSIITSLLFSSVSPDFNYVRPPPGKIITLKSNKPESHPQQVHVSAVGNEYMRVSWITDDKHAPSVVDYGKVTGKYEWSATGEQTKYHYFFYSSGLIHHVKVGPLEPNTIYFYRCGKAGDEYTFKTSPATLPIEFAVIGDLGQTEWTASTLAHVDSSNYDMLLLPGDLSYADTQQTLWDSFGRFVEKYASKRPWMVTEGNHEVESFLFFIEPFKAYNARWLMPYEESGSTSNLYYSFDVAGGSVHVIMLGSYTDFDSNSDQYKWLVSDLKKVNRERTPWLIVLLHAPWYNTNSAHQGEGESMRQSLESLLYAAHVDLVFAGHVHAYERFTRIYDNKADPCGPMYITIGDGGNREGLALDFEEDHKSVSLSMFREASFGHGRLKVLNGTHAHWSWHRNQDSDSSVADEIWIESLSSVDACKTSGKSSSSSSSLNDEL; encoded by the exons ATGGCAAAGCCATGGCTTTTAGCTCTCTCCATCATCACTTCTCTCCTCTTCTCATCAGTATCACCAGATTTCAACTATGTCCGTCCACCACCTGGAAAAATCATCACCTTGAAAAGCAACAAACCAGAATCACACCCACAACAG GTACATGTTTCAGCAGTTGGGAATGAGTACATGAGAGTCTCATGGATCACAGATGACAAGCATGCACCTTCAGTGGTTGACTATGGCAAGGTCACTGGCAAATATGAATGGTCAGCCACTGGTGAACAAACAAAGTATCACTACTTCTTTTATTCTTCCGGATTGATTCATCATGTCAAGGTTGGTCCTCTAGAGCCCAACACAATCTACTTCTACCGATGCGGCAAAGCCGGGGATGAGTACACCTTCAAGACATCCCCGGCCACTCTTCCTATTGAGTTTGCAGTCATTG GAGATCTTGGACAAACGGAATGGACTGCTTCAACTTTGGCTCATGTTGATAGCTCGAACTATGACATGTTATTGCTT CCTGGTGATCTTTCCTACGCCGACACTCAACAAACGTTGTGGGACTCATTCGGCCGGTTTGTTGAGAAATATGCTAGCAAGAGGCCATGGATGGTAACTGAAGGGAACCATGAGGTTGagtcctttttgtttttcattgaaCCCTTCAAAGCATACAATGCAAGGTGGCTCATGCCTTATGAAGAGAGTGGCTCAACTTCAAATCTCTACTATTCCTTTGACGTAGCTGGTGGTAGTGTACATGTTATCATGCTTGGTTCTTATACTGATTTTGACTCTAATTCCGACCAGTACAAGTGGCTTGTGTCTGATTTAAAGAAAGTCAACAGGGAGAGAACACCATGGTTAATTGTTCTACTTCATGCACCATGGTACAATACTAATTCAGCACATCAGGGTGAAGGTGAGAGCATGAGGCAATCCTTGGAGTCTCTTCTTTATGCTGCTCATGTTGATTTGGTCTTTGCTGGACATGTTCATGCTTATGAACGCTTT ACAAGGATATATGACAATAAGGCTGATCCTTGTGGGCCTATGTATATCACCATTGGAGATGGAGGGAATAGAGAAGGTCTTGCGTTAGA TTTTGAGGAGGATCACAAGTCAGTGTCACTCTCGATGTTCAGAGAGGCAAGCTTTGGGCATGGGCGATTGAAGGTGTTGAATGGGACGCATGCACACTGGTCTTGGCACAGGAATCAGGACTCGGATTCCAGTGTTGCTGATGAAATATGGATTGAAAGCCTAAGCAGCGTTGATGCTTGTAAGACTAGTGGAAAAAGCtcctcc tcttcatcttctttaaatgatgaactttaa
- the LOC120260650 gene encoding LOW QUALITY PROTEIN: probable purple acid phosphatase 20 (The sequence of the model RefSeq protein was modified relative to this genomic sequence to represent the inferred CDS: deleted 1 base in 1 codon) — protein MGCTLYGPHVVLLALLLSFSFSLSYHRPPSRATLSIPAPQDTDGLTPQQVHVSLVGDNKMRITWITENEAPSTVDYGTSSRTYTSSATGSVTSYSFLLYTSGHIHDVIIGPLSPSTVYYYRCSSNSAYEFSFKTPPSKLPLKFAIVGDLGQTGWTNSTLQHLGGSDYDVLLLPGDLSYADLDQPLWDSYGRLIEPFASSRPWMVTEGNHEIEKLPPMESSPFKSYNARWRMPYDISASDSNLYYSFDVAGGVVHVLMLGSYTDFDSSSAQFKWLMADLDKIDRKQTPWLLALIHAPWYNSNEAHQGDGEDMRKSMENLLYQYKVDVVFAGHVHAYERFTRVYDNSKDGCGPMHVTIGDGGNREGLANKFLDPQPEISVFREASFGHGEFLVVNETHAHWTWHRNDDDEQVMADQVWVTTLISQTTCKNKTTK, from the exons ATGGGTTGCACCCTTTATGGGCCACATGTTGTGCTCTTGGCCCTTCTCCTCTccttctcattctctctttCCTATCATCGTCCTCCCTCACGAGCCACTCTCTCCATCCCTGCACCTCAAGACACTGATGGTCTCACTCCTCAGCAG GTTCATGTATCTCTAGTTGGAGACAACAAGATGAGAATAACATGGATTACAGAAAATGAAGCTCCATCAACAGTG GACTATGGCACATCATCAAGAACATACACATCCTCAGCCACCGGCTCAGTCACTTCCTACTCTTTCTTGCTTTACACTTCAGGCCACATCCATGATGTTATCATTGGTCCTCTATCTCCAAGCACTGTTTACTACTACCGTTGTAGTTCTAACTCTGCTTATGAGTTCTCCTTCAAGACACCACCTTCCAAACTCCCTCTTAAGTTTGCCATTGTAGGTGATCTAGGTCAGACTGGATGGACAAACTCAACTTTGCAACACTTGGGAGGTTCAGACTATGATGTCTTGTTACTGCCTGGGGACTTATCTTATGCTGACCTGGACCAACCACTGTGGGACTCTTATGGAAGGTTAATTGAGCCATTTGCTAGCTCTCGTCCATGGATGGTCACTGAGGGTAATCATGAGATTGAGAAGCTCCCTCCCATGGAGTCAAGTCCATTTAAGTCCTACAATGCACGTTGGCGCATGCCTTATGATATTAGTGCATCTGACTCTAATCTCTACTATTCTTTTGATGTTGCTGGTGGTGTTGTTCATGTTCTCATGCTTGGTTCTTATACTGATTTTGACTCAAGCTCAGCACAGTTCAAGTGGTTAATGGCAGACTTGGATAAGATTGACAGGAAGCAGACACCATGGTTGTTGGCTTTAATACATGCACCTTGGTATAACTCTAATGAAGCTCATCAAGGGGATGGTGAGGACATGAGGAAGTCCATGGAGAACCTTCTTTATCAGTACAAAGTTGATGTTGTTTTTGCTGGTCATGTTCATGCCTATGAACGCTTT ACACGTGTGTATGATAACAGTAAAGATGGATGTGGACCCATGCACGTGACCATTGGAGATGGTGGAAACCGAGAAGGGTTGGCAAACAAGTTCTTGGATCCCCAGCCTGAGATTTCAGTGTTTAGAGAGGCTAGCTTTGGGCATGGGGAGTTCTTGGTGGTCAATGAGACTCATGCTCACTGGACTTGGCAcaggaatgatgatgatgaacaggTTATGGCTGACCAGGTCTGGGTAACAACCCTCATCTCTCAGACAACGTGCAAGAACAAGACTACCAAATGA
- the LOC120260651 gene encoding sialyltransferase-like protein 1, whose translation MATSTSIILRMKHSLLLFIAITSFFIIKTLLFRTLAFQPTLFSSSSLNETLFRLSAIDPGDADLRKQAEYLLDAYDSSSATSLPIRKHQPRSLRSAHQPFRSLPDFGRLLRQWFLSKRYNPRVISDLLPLYKPLITQTNSTHPYSSCAVVGNSGILINSSHGNLIDSHDFVIRLNNARINGFQSDVGAKTNLSFINSNILHLCALRDRNHCSCHPYGASTPIMIYICQAIHFVEYLTCNSSHKSPLLITDPRFDVLCSRLVKYYSLKRFVEETGRWPEEWSKTQDEKMFHYSSGMQAVMVAVGMCERVSLFGFGKKANAKHHYHTNQRAELDLHDYEAEYALYRDLATRPQDVPFVKDSGFKIPPIVLHL comes from the coding sequence ATGGCCACCAGTACATCTATCATCCTTAGAATGAAACATTCACTCCTTCTCTTCATTGCCATTAcctctttcttcatcatcaaaacACTTCTTTTCCGAACCTTAGCTTTCCAACCAACTCTCTTTTCATCCTCTTCTCTCAATGAAACACTTTTCCGGCTATCCGCCATTGATCCCGGCGATGCTGACCTTCGAAAACAAGCTGAATACCTCCTTGACGCCTACGACTCCTCATCGGCCACCTCACTACCAATCCGCAAACACCAACCACGCTCTCTCCGCTCCGCCCACCAACCCTTCCGTTCTCTCCCGGACTTCGGCCGTCTCCTCCGCCAATGGTTCCTCTCCAAACGCTACAACCCACGCGTCATCTCTGACCTCCTCCCACTCTACAAGCCATTGATAACCCAAACAAACTCCACCCATCCCTACTCCTCCTGCGCCGTCGTCGGCAACAGTGGCATTCTCATAAACTCCAGTCACGGCAACCTCATCGATAGCCATGACTTCGTCATCCGCCTCAACAACGCGCGCATCAATGGATTCCAATCCGACGTCGGCGCAAAAACCAATCTTTCCTTCATTAACAGCAACATACTCCACTTGTGCGCGCTCAGAGATCGAAATCATTGTTCCTGCCACCCGTACGGCGCCTCCACCCCGATCATGATCTACATCTGCCAAGCCATACATTTCGTCGAATACCTTACGTGCAACTCATCCCACAAGTCTCCGCTGCTCATCACTGACCCACGCTTCGACGTGCTATGCTCGCGGTTGGTGAAGTACTACTCGTTGAAGAGGTTTGTGGAAGAGACGGGGAGATGGCCGGAGGAATGGAGCAAGACTCAGGATGAGAAGATGTTCCATTACTCGTCGGGGATGCAGGCGGTGATGGTGGCGGTGGGGATGTGTGAGCGTGTGAGCTTGTTTGGGTTTGGGAAGAAGGCGAATGCGAAGCATCACTACCACACGAACCAGAGGGCGGAGCTGGACTTGCATGACTACGAAGCCGAGTACGCGCTGTATCGTGATTTGGCAACGCGGCCGCAGGATGTTCCTTTTGTTAAGGACTCGGGTTTCAAGATTCCACCCATTGTTTTGCATTTGTGA
- the LOC120260581 gene encoding protein ADP-ribosyltransferase PARP3 isoform X2 — protein MKVHETRSQTHSSAEEEGKTGTRRQKTESRGHEGDHPSSKNKKAKVANNENGKDSGKSIVEVGEEFDEFCKTMKEHLSVEEMRRILEVNGQDASGSDDAVVTRCQDLMFYGPLERCPVCNGQLECTGRNYECRGAYSEWSACVYNTRDNPRKDESLKLPEGIESSKVNDLVKSQQLKSYPKRSLFPEDKPFAGMTISLSGRLTRRHEDWKEEIEKHGGVCSKSIIGVTCLVVSPAERERGGSSKLVEAMESGIPVVSEKWLVDSIEKERAQPLDAYDVVSDLAPEGKGIPWDKQDPSEEALQSLIAELKLYGKKAVYKDSKLEQQGAKIFERDGIIYNCAFSNCDLGRRVNEYCIMQLIVVPEANVHLYYKKGRVGDDPRAEERVEEMPNEDDAVKEFVRLFELITDNEFELWESEKKFVKKPLKFFSVDMDDGVDVRYGGLGLRQMGVAAAHCKLDSMVANFMKVLCSQEIYRYALMEMGHDNLDLPMGMLSELHLKRCEEVLLEFRDALKSQSHGEQDQKAYVKLVGLSSKWFTLMHSTRPFIIRNFEEFADHVAAPLESIRDIVVASHLVGDMTGATIDDPLFDRYKKLGCSVTPLDKESDDYKMIVKYLKKTYEPIKLGDTVYDASVENIFAVESSSCPSYDEIKKMANKVLLWCGTRSSNLSRHLQKGFLPSICSIPVPGYMFGRAIVCSDAAAEAAKYGFTAVDRPEGFLVLAIASLGQQITEISTAPEDPEALEDKKTAVKGIGRKTTDEAEHFVWKDDIKVPCGRLIESGNKNSPLEYNEYAVYDPKQASIRFLVGVKYEEQNMGNGHS, from the exons ATGAAG GTTCATGAGACAAGGTCTCAAACTCATTCATCTGCTGAGGAAGAAGGGAAGACAGGGACAAGAAGGCAAAAAACAGAGAGCAGAGGACATGAAGGTGACCATCCTTCATCCAAAAACAAGAAGGCTAAGGTGGCGAACAATGAGAATGGGAAGGATAGTGGTAAGTCTATTGTTGAAGTTGGTGAAGAGTTTGATGAGTTCTGCAAGACTATGAAGGAGCATCTCTCTGTTGAGGAGATGAGAAGGATACTTGAAGTTAATGGTCAAGATGCTTCTGGTTCTGATGATGCTGTTGTAACAAGATG CCAAGATTTGATGTTTTATGGACCTCTGGAAAGATGTCCTGTGTGTAATGGGCAACTAGAATGCACAGGGAGGAACTATGAATGCAGAGGAGCTTACAGTGAGTGGTCTGCTTGTGTCTACAACACTAGAGATAATCCAAGGAAGGATGAATCCCTCAAGCTGCCTGAGGGTATTGAGAGTTCAAAAGTGAATGAT TTGGTCAAGAGTCAGCAGTTAAAATCATATCCTAAGAGGTCCTTGTTCCCGGAGGACAAGCCTTTTGCCGGCATGACTATTTCACTATCTGGGAGGCTTACTCGAAGACAT GAAGACTGGAAAGAAGAGATTGAGAAGCATGGTGGAGTTTGCTCCAAGTCTATTATCG GTGTGACATGCTTGGTTGTATCTCCTGCTGAACGTGAGAGAGGTGGTTCATCTAAATTAGTGGAAGCAAT GGAGAGTGGCATTCCAGTGGTGAGTGAGAAATGGCTAGTTGATAGCATTGAGAAGGAGAGAGCTCAACCTTTGGATGCATATGATGTTGTGTCTGACCTTGCTCCAGAAGGAAAGGGCATTCCCTGGGACAAACAGGATCCTAGTGAAGAAGCTTTGCAGTCTTTGATAGCAGag CTTAAGCTTTATGGTAAGAAAGCAGTCTATAAGGATTCCAAGTTGGAGCAGCAAGGTGCTAAAATCTTTGAGAGGGATGGCATAATTTATAACTGTGCTTTCTCCAACTGTGACCTGGGGAGAAGAGTGAATGA GTATTGCATTATGCAGCTCATTGTGGTGCCAGAGGCTAATGTTCACTTGTATTACAAGAAggggagagttggagatgatccTAGAGCAGAAGAAAGAGTCGAGGAAATGCCAAACGAGGATGATGCGGTGAAAGAATTTGTTCGGCTTTTTGAGCTGATAACTGACAATGAGTTTGAACTTTGGGAGAGTGAGAAGAAATTTGTTAAGAAACCACTCAAGTTCTTTTCAGTTGACATg gatgatggggttgatGTCCGTTATGGAGGACTTGGTCTTCGTCAGATGGGGGTTGCTGCTGCTCATTGCAAACTTGATTCTATGGTAGCAAATTTTATGAAGGTTTTATGCAGCCAGGAGATCTACAG ATATGCTTTGATGGAAATGGGGCATGACAATCTAGATCTTCCAATGGGAATGCTTTCTGAACTTCATCTGAAGAGAT GTGAAGAGGTGCTCTTAGAATTTAGAGATGCTCTGAAATCACAATCACATGGAGAACAAGATCAGAAGGCTTATGTTAAATTGGTTGGGCTCAGTAGCAAGTGGTTCACTCTTATGCATTCCACTCGTCCCTTCATTATCAGAAATTTCGAAGAATTTGCAGACCAT GTTGCTGCGCCATTGGAGAGTATCAGGGACATTGTTGTTGCATCACACTTAGTAGGAGACATGACTGGTGCCACGATCGACGATCCCCTGTTTGATCGATATAAGAAATTGGGATGCTCTGTCACTCCTTTGGACAAGGAATCTGATGATTACAAGATGATAGTCAAGTACCTGAAGAAGACATATGAACCAATCAAGCTCGGAGATACC GTATATGACGCATCAGTAGAGAACATCTTTGCAGTCGAGTCGAGCTCTTGCCCCTCTTACGACGAAATAAAGAAAATGGCAAACAAAGTCCTTTTATGGTGCG GAACAAGGAGTTCGAACCTGTCAAGGCATTTGCAAAAAGGCTTCTTGCCTTCAATCTGTTCCATACCAGTTCCAGGCTATATG TTCGGGAGGGCCATAGTGTGCTCAGATGCGGCAGCAGAGGCTGCAAAGTATGGATTCACGGCGGTTGACAGACCGGAAGGTTTCTTAGTCTTGGCCATTGCTTCACTAGGACAGCAGATAACTGAGATATCAACTGCACCAGAG GATCCAGAAGCATTGGAAGATAAGAAGACAGCAGTGAAAGGAATAGGCAGGAAAACAACAGATGAAGCTGAGCACTTTGTCTGGAAGGATGACATAAAAGTTCCTTGTGGACGTCTGATTGAATCTGGCAACAAGAACAGCCCACTTGAATACAATGAATATGCTGTCTATGATCCCAAACAG GCGAGTATCAGGTTTTTGGTTGGAGTGAAATATGAAGAGCAGAACATGGGAAATGGACACAGTTGA
- the LOC120260581 gene encoding protein ADP-ribosyltransferase PARP3 isoform X1: protein MKVHETRSQTHSSAEEEGKTGTRRQKTESRGHEGDHPSSKNKKAKVANNENGKDSGKSIVEVGEEFDEFCKTMKEHLSVEEMRRILEVNGQDASGSDDAVVTRCQDLMFYGPLERCPVCNGQLECTGRNYECRGAYSEWSACVYNTRDNPRKDESLKLPEGIESSKVNDLVKSQQLKSYPKRSLFPEDKPFAGMTISLSGRLTRRHEDWKEEIEKHGGVCSKSIIGVTCLVVSPAERERGGSSKLVEAMESGIPVVSEKWLVDSIEKERAQPLDAYDVVSDLAPEGKGIPWDKQDPSEEALQSLIAELKLYGKKAVYKDSKLEQQGAKIFERDGIIYNCAFSNCDLGRRVNEYCIMQLIVVPEANVHLYYKKGRVGDDPRAEERVEEMPNEDDAVKEFVRLFELITDNEFELWESEKKFVKKPLKFFSVDMDDGVDVRYGGLGLRQMGVAAAHCKLDSMVANFMKVLCSQEIYRYALMEMGHDNLDLPMGMLSELHLKRCEEVLLEFRDALKSQSHGEQDQKAYVKLVGLSSKWFTLMHSTRPFIIRNFEEFADHVAAPLESIRDIVVASHLVGDMTGATIDDPLFDRYKKLGCSVTPLDKESDDYKMIVKYLKKTYEPIKLGDTVYDASVENIFAVESSSCPSYDEIKKMANKVLLWCGTRSSNLSRHLQKGFLPSICSIPVPGYMFGRAIVCSDAAAEAAKYGFTAVDRPEGFLVLAIASLGQQITEISTAPEDPEALEDKKTAVKGIGRKTTDEAEHFVWKDDIKVPCGRLIESGNKNSPLEYNEYAVYDPKQVNIISKFCIVTNRSFSPYCILQASIRFLVGVKYEEQNMGNGHS, encoded by the exons ATGAAG GTTCATGAGACAAGGTCTCAAACTCATTCATCTGCTGAGGAAGAAGGGAAGACAGGGACAAGAAGGCAAAAAACAGAGAGCAGAGGACATGAAGGTGACCATCCTTCATCCAAAAACAAGAAGGCTAAGGTGGCGAACAATGAGAATGGGAAGGATAGTGGTAAGTCTATTGTTGAAGTTGGTGAAGAGTTTGATGAGTTCTGCAAGACTATGAAGGAGCATCTCTCTGTTGAGGAGATGAGAAGGATACTTGAAGTTAATGGTCAAGATGCTTCTGGTTCTGATGATGCTGTTGTAACAAGATG CCAAGATTTGATGTTTTATGGACCTCTGGAAAGATGTCCTGTGTGTAATGGGCAACTAGAATGCACAGGGAGGAACTATGAATGCAGAGGAGCTTACAGTGAGTGGTCTGCTTGTGTCTACAACACTAGAGATAATCCAAGGAAGGATGAATCCCTCAAGCTGCCTGAGGGTATTGAGAGTTCAAAAGTGAATGAT TTGGTCAAGAGTCAGCAGTTAAAATCATATCCTAAGAGGTCCTTGTTCCCGGAGGACAAGCCTTTTGCCGGCATGACTATTTCACTATCTGGGAGGCTTACTCGAAGACAT GAAGACTGGAAAGAAGAGATTGAGAAGCATGGTGGAGTTTGCTCCAAGTCTATTATCG GTGTGACATGCTTGGTTGTATCTCCTGCTGAACGTGAGAGAGGTGGTTCATCTAAATTAGTGGAAGCAAT GGAGAGTGGCATTCCAGTGGTGAGTGAGAAATGGCTAGTTGATAGCATTGAGAAGGAGAGAGCTCAACCTTTGGATGCATATGATGTTGTGTCTGACCTTGCTCCAGAAGGAAAGGGCATTCCCTGGGACAAACAGGATCCTAGTGAAGAAGCTTTGCAGTCTTTGATAGCAGag CTTAAGCTTTATGGTAAGAAAGCAGTCTATAAGGATTCCAAGTTGGAGCAGCAAGGTGCTAAAATCTTTGAGAGGGATGGCATAATTTATAACTGTGCTTTCTCCAACTGTGACCTGGGGAGAAGAGTGAATGA GTATTGCATTATGCAGCTCATTGTGGTGCCAGAGGCTAATGTTCACTTGTATTACAAGAAggggagagttggagatgatccTAGAGCAGAAGAAAGAGTCGAGGAAATGCCAAACGAGGATGATGCGGTGAAAGAATTTGTTCGGCTTTTTGAGCTGATAACTGACAATGAGTTTGAACTTTGGGAGAGTGAGAAGAAATTTGTTAAGAAACCACTCAAGTTCTTTTCAGTTGACATg gatgatggggttgatGTCCGTTATGGAGGACTTGGTCTTCGTCAGATGGGGGTTGCTGCTGCTCATTGCAAACTTGATTCTATGGTAGCAAATTTTATGAAGGTTTTATGCAGCCAGGAGATCTACAG ATATGCTTTGATGGAAATGGGGCATGACAATCTAGATCTTCCAATGGGAATGCTTTCTGAACTTCATCTGAAGAGAT GTGAAGAGGTGCTCTTAGAATTTAGAGATGCTCTGAAATCACAATCACATGGAGAACAAGATCAGAAGGCTTATGTTAAATTGGTTGGGCTCAGTAGCAAGTGGTTCACTCTTATGCATTCCACTCGTCCCTTCATTATCAGAAATTTCGAAGAATTTGCAGACCAT GTTGCTGCGCCATTGGAGAGTATCAGGGACATTGTTGTTGCATCACACTTAGTAGGAGACATGACTGGTGCCACGATCGACGATCCCCTGTTTGATCGATATAAGAAATTGGGATGCTCTGTCACTCCTTTGGACAAGGAATCTGATGATTACAAGATGATAGTCAAGTACCTGAAGAAGACATATGAACCAATCAAGCTCGGAGATACC GTATATGACGCATCAGTAGAGAACATCTTTGCAGTCGAGTCGAGCTCTTGCCCCTCTTACGACGAAATAAAGAAAATGGCAAACAAAGTCCTTTTATGGTGCG GAACAAGGAGTTCGAACCTGTCAAGGCATTTGCAAAAAGGCTTCTTGCCTTCAATCTGTTCCATACCAGTTCCAGGCTATATG TTCGGGAGGGCCATAGTGTGCTCAGATGCGGCAGCAGAGGCTGCAAAGTATGGATTCACGGCGGTTGACAGACCGGAAGGTTTCTTAGTCTTGGCCATTGCTTCACTAGGACAGCAGATAACTGAGATATCAACTGCACCAGAG GATCCAGAAGCATTGGAAGATAAGAAGACAGCAGTGAAAGGAATAGGCAGGAAAACAACAGATGAAGCTGAGCACTTTGTCTGGAAGGATGACATAAAAGTTCCTTGTGGACGTCTGATTGAATCTGGCAACAAGAACAGCCCACTTGAATACAATGAATATGCTGTCTATGATCCCAAACAGGTAAATATCATTTCTAAATTCTGCATTGTTACTAATAGATCTTTTTCACCTTATTGTATTTTGCAGGCGAGTATCAGGTTTTTGGTTGGAGTGAAATATGAAGAGCAGAACATGGGAAATGGACACAGTTGA